The proteins below are encoded in one region of Picrophilus oshimae DSM 9789:
- the pfdA gene encoding prefoldin subunit alpha, translating into MAGNNISGEELIEQANYMKSLIDSLNSRIASLSATLSEANQTLSFLKDNESDNSKQLRIMIGSGIYADATIKKDKFIVPVGSGVFIEEERERTIKRLSENLKDLNDSINRLNQQKKELENNYNMLLMQIQELDSNVRQS; encoded by the coding sequence ATGGCAGGTAATAATATAAGCGGTGAGGAGCTTATTGAGCAGGCAAATTACATGAAATCGCTCATAGATAGTTTAAACTCAAGAATAGCAAGCCTATCTGCAACGCTGTCAGAGGCAAATCAAACCCTTTCATTCTTAAAGGATAACGAATCTGACAATTCAAAGCAGCTCAGGATAATGATTGGCTCTGGTATATATGCTGACGCCACAATAAAAAAGGATAAATTTATAGTTCCAGTAGGTTCCGGTGTTTTTATAGAGGAGGAAAGGGAAAGGACGATAAAAAGGCTCAGCGAAAATTTAAAGGATTTAAATGACAGCATAAATAGATTGAACCAGCAGAAAAAAGAGCTTGAGAATAATTATAATATGCTTTTAATGCAGATTCAGGAGCTTGATAGCAATGTTCGACAGTCTTAA
- a CDS encoding phosphoglycerate kinase, whose translation MNGSFFTMDDFDLDGKRIYLRIDINSPVNPETGEILDDSRFRAYSKTINELKSSKVVIVSHQSRPGKNDFTSLMGHARYMSNIIKKEIKFIDSLFSHDAINAISNMSAGDIIMLENSRFYSEETLNADFETIKNTHIVRRLSPLFDYYVIDAFPAIHRAQTTLIGFKGSGPNIAGRLMEREITMLDKFKFFRGSPKIAILAGSKIEDSIKVSRAFLKDNIVDYILTGGVVANAFLYAGGFNIGRKNREFIIKNNDNYESLINSATQLLQTFRGRILMPDDFLLSPSGRHVTISESINDDEIIADIGFNTVDKYSKIISRASAIFMNGPMGIYEIPEYSIGTREVFNIVAETPALKIAGGGHTLNALNSMHLTKKMDYTSTGGGALINYLSGDSIPVIDALIENKRLFGGKYNGR comes from the coding sequence ATGAATGGTTCATTCTTTACAATGGACGATTTCGATCTTGATGGTAAAAGAATCTATTTAAGGATAGATATAAATTCCCCTGTAAACCCTGAAACCGGAGAAATTCTTGATGATTCACGCTTCAGGGCATATTCAAAGACCATAAATGAGCTGAAATCATCAAAGGTCGTTATAGTTTCACACCAGAGCCGGCCTGGTAAGAATGATTTCACATCATTAATGGGTCATGCCAGGTACATGTCAAATATAATAAAAAAAGAGATAAAATTTATTGATTCCCTCTTCTCCCATGATGCCATAAATGCCATATCAAATATGTCAGCCGGTGATATAATAATGCTTGAAAATTCAAGATTTTACAGCGAGGAGACATTAAATGCTGATTTTGAAACTATAAAAAACACACATATAGTAAGAAGGCTATCGCCGCTCTTCGATTATTATGTAATCGATGCTTTTCCTGCAATACACAGGGCACAGACAACATTAATAGGCTTTAAGGGCTCCGGTCCAAACATAGCTGGAAGGCTGATGGAGCGTGAGATTACAATGCTTGATAAATTCAAATTTTTCAGGGGCTCGCCAAAAATTGCAATTCTGGCCGGATCAAAGATAGAGGATTCAATAAAGGTCTCCAGGGCATTCTTAAAAGATAACATCGTTGATTACATATTAACCGGCGGCGTGGTTGCAAATGCATTTCTTTACGCCGGTGGCTTTAACATAGGCAGAAAAAACAGGGAGTTTATAATCAAGAACAATGATAATTACGAATCATTGATTAACAGTGCAACACAGCTCTTACAAACATTTCGCGGCAGGATTTTAATGCCAGATGATTTCCTTTTGAGCCCATCGGGCAGGCATGTAACAATAAGCGAAAGCATAAACGATGATGAGATCATAGCCGATATAGGCTTTAATACTGTTGATAAATACAGCAAGATAATATCCAGGGCCTCGGCAATATTTATGAATGGCCCAATGGGAATATATGAAATACCTGAATATTCAATAGGAACCAGGGAGGTATTTAACATTGTTGCCGAGACCCCTGCACTGAAAATAGCGGGTGGCGGACACACACTGAATGCACTTAATAGCATGCATTTAACCAAAAAAATGGATTACACATCAACAGGTGGTGGTGCATTAATAAATTATTTATCAGGTGATTCAATTCCAGTTATAGATGCTTTAATAGAAAATAAAAGGTTATTTGGGGGCAAATACAATGGCAGGTAA
- a CDS encoding ETC complex I subunit, with product MNRLISFKIVDSKTEAINYMLEHGIEYTMNVIEKKERSRELLERYLHEGLPELPSDLSDISIMERE from the coding sequence ATGAATAGGCTAATTTCTTTTAAAATTGTAGATAGCAAAACAGAGGCCATAAACTACATGCTGGAACATGGTATTGAATACACAATGAACGTTATAGAAAAGAAGGAAAGATCCAGGGAATTGCTTGAAAGGTACCTGCATGAAGGCTTGCCTGAATTACCATCAGATTTATCCGATATATCAATTATGGAGAGGGAATAA
- a CDS encoding type II toxin-antitoxin system VapC family toxin yields the protein MEYIDTNILISLINKNDNKHNIANELIKKYNDIIITQLNILEMRSVLSRVPVTEEEIDALIEYLFIKTNIKFVEIDINKALKKSGDIINSVKLKTLDCIHIASAIILNADKFITFNKDFKIKEVYINKYGMEIINPL from the coding sequence ATGGAGTATATTGATACCAATATCCTGATTTCATTAATAAATAAAAACGATAATAAACACAATATTGCAAATGAATTAATAAAAAAATACAATGATATAATTATTACACAATTAAATATACTAGAAATGAGGAGCGTTTTATCCAGGGTGCCGGTTACCGAGGAGGAAATTGATGCATTAATAGAATATTTATTTATAAAAACCAATATAAAATTTGTTGAAATAGATATTAACAAAGCTTTAAAAAAGAGCGGGGATATAATAAATTCGGTTAAATTAAAAACACTTGATTGTATTCATATTGCCAGTGCAATTATTTTAAATGCTGATAAATTTATTACCTTTAATAAGGATTTTAAAATTAAGGAGGTATATATAAATAAATATGGAATGGAAATAATAAACCCTTTATAG